A portion of the Planctomycetota bacterium genome contains these proteins:
- a CDS encoding Gfo/Idh/MocA family oxidoreductase yields MPADAPPTRIGVVGCGVVATAYYLPVVMDHPHATLAAVCDLDQARVDACVRLFGAEKGYTDYTAMLDDAELDAVLILTAPGTHLAFSLAAIERGIHLLIQKPMALDLAGADAITKAVREAELVCVVEPSDHTLLDPQYRQVREIIDRGVLGRPYWFQYIDTAGTEYHAMLGGNPYGNAAFYAADSGGMLFDFPYAPCRIVTCLGSCKSVTGNAKLSIPERKIVPDDGYTDFLAQCTDPSDCNYWEVVLGMEKSQTITAGAPDNVFSNYELDSGWIGTFHIGRPFHPLPKDGTGGGNLRIFGEAGNLIFGAGANFASFITERKDLLPEAGDDGWYHLTVLGDFEKAQWPKPVPGAFDYYAESTRHLIDCIRNGKDPIVNVEFGRHITEMMWGALESSRTGRRYDMTTTTTGVRDA; encoded by the coding sequence GGTCGTCATGGACCACCCTCACGCGACGCTTGCGGCGGTGTGTGATCTGGATCAGGCGCGGGTCGATGCGTGCGTTCGGCTCTTTGGCGCGGAGAAGGGGTACACCGACTACACGGCGATGCTCGACGACGCCGAGCTGGACGCGGTGCTGATCCTCACCGCGCCGGGGACGCACCTGGCGTTTTCCCTCGCGGCGATCGAGCGGGGGATTCATCTGCTGATCCAGAAGCCGATGGCGTTGGACCTTGCCGGGGCGGACGCGATCACCAAAGCCGTGCGCGAAGCCGAGCTGGTGTGCGTCGTCGAGCCGAGCGACCACACGCTGCTCGACCCGCAGTACCGGCAGGTGCGCGAGATCATCGACCGTGGCGTGCTGGGGCGACCGTACTGGTTCCAATACATCGACACCGCCGGCACCGAGTACCACGCGATGCTCGGCGGCAACCCTTACGGCAACGCCGCGTTCTACGCCGCCGACTCCGGCGGGATGCTCTTCGACTTCCCGTACGCGCCGTGTCGCATCGTGACTTGCCTCGGCTCGTGCAAGAGCGTCACCGGCAACGCGAAGCTCAGCATCCCCGAGCGCAAGATCGTCCCCGACGACGGCTACACCGACTTCCTCGCCCAATGCACCGATCCCAGCGACTGCAACTACTGGGAAGTCGTGCTCGGCATGGAGAAGTCGCAGACCATCACCGCCGGCGCGCCCGACAACGTGTTCTCCAACTACGAGCTCGACAGCGGCTGGATCGGCACCTTCCACATCGGTCGGCCGTTCCACCCGTTGCCCAAGGACGGCACCGGCGGCGGCAATCTCCGCATCTTCGGCGAGGCGGGCAATCTCATCTTCGGGGCCGGGGCCAACTTCGCGAGCTTCATCACCGAGCGGAAAGACCTGCTGCCCGAGGCCGGCGACGATGGCTGGTACCACCTGACCGTACTCGGCGACTTCGAGAAAGCACAATGGCCCAAACCTGTGCCCGGCGCGTTCGACTACTACGCCGAGTCGACCCGTCACCTGATCGACTGCATCCGAAACGGCAAGGACCCGATCGTCAACGTCGAGTTCGGCCGACACATCACCGAGATGATGTGGGGCGCGCTCGAAAGCTCACGCACCGGCCGGCGGTATGACATGACCACGACAACGACAGGGGTGCGCGATGCGTGA